The following proteins are encoded in a genomic region of Populus nigra chromosome 16, ddPopNigr1.1, whole genome shotgun sequence:
- the LOC133676007 gene encoding uncharacterized protein LOC133676007 has translation MAISRLSFACRHGFHYSPSLFHCFQKVRFSSVAAIETLFDQDNVIKDKNQNLGDPKALEWKKWSSKELGISNSTISRPTKKVLDGLKKNGYEVYLVGGCVRDLILKRKPKDFDIITSAELKEVVRTFPQCIIVGKRFPICHVHIGDTIVEVSSFSTTGPKFRVDLSNAISPPIDCDEKDYVRWKNCLRRDLTINGLMFDPYKRIVYDYVGGLEDIKKAKVRTVVPASTSFQEDCARILRAVRIAARLGFRFTRETAHFIKNLSRSLLRLDNQRIMMEMNYMLAYGSAEASLRILWKFGLLELLLPFQAAYFVRDGFKRRDKRSNMLLCLFSNLDKHLAPDRPCHNSLWVGILAFHKALSDQPRDPMVVAAFCLAVHNGGDILGGVKMVKKFTKPHDVSFHELSEPQNLNSEALVDEVVDFAASVKQVLYWMTNEYCVSQAMAEYPQAPCSDLVFFPLAVYLKVCRIFECSRERSQKAFMPKQGRKINYEMLALGSLQEVRHTFARVVFDTVFPLNLT, from the exons ATGGCAATTTCAAGACTAAGCTTTGCTTGTAGACATGGATTCCATTATAGTCCATCTCTTTTTCACTGCTTTCAAAAA GTTAGATTCAGCTCAGTTGCAGCAATTGAAACCCTTTTTGATCAAGATAATGTTATTaaagacaaaaatcaaaatttgg GGGATCCTAAGGCGCTGGAGTGGAAGAAATGGAGTTCCAAGGAACTTGGAATCAGTAATTCAACGATTTCAAGGCCTACAAAGAAGGTTCTTGATGGACTTAAGAAAAATG GATACGAGGTTTATCTCGTGGGAGGTTGTGTCAGGGACcttattttaaagagaaaacCGAAAGATTTTGATATAATCACATCAGCTGAGCTTAAAGAG GTAGTAAGGACATTTCCGCAGTGTATAATAGTTGGCAAGCGGTTTCCCATATGTCACGTGCACATTGGGGATACTATTGTTGAG GTTTCGAGTTTTAGCACCACAGGACCGAAGTTCAGGGTGGATTTGAGCAATGCCATCAGTCCTCCCATTGATTGCGATGAGAAGGATTATGTTCGTTGGAAGAATTGTTTGCGGCGAGACTTAACAATAAATGG GTTGATGTTTGATCCATATAAAAGAATAGTGTATGACTATGTGGGAGGTCTGGAAGATATTAAAAAGGCTAAA GTGCGGACTGTGGTCCCAGCTAGTACTTCCTTTCAAGAGGACTGTG CTCGCATTCTGCGTGCAGTAAGAATTGCTGCTCGTTTAGGATTCCGTTTTACAAGGGAAACAGCTCACTTTATCAAAAACCTTTCTCGCTCGTTATTAAGACTTGACAAT CAAAGGATCATGATGGAGATGAACTACATGCTAGCATATGGTTCTGCTGAAGCTTCTTTGAGGATATTATGGAAATTTGGACTTCTTGAACTTCTTCTGCCCTTCCAG GCAGCATACTTTGTTCGTGATGGATTTAAGAGACGGGACAAGAGATCTAACATGCTTTTG TGTCTGTTTTCTAACTTGGATAAACATCTTGCACCTGATAGGCCATGCCACAACAGCTTATg ggTTGGGATCTTAGCGTTTCATAAAGCATTATCTGACCAACCAAGGGATCCTATGGTGGTTGCAGCATTTTGTCTTGCTGTCCACAATGGTGGAGATATTTTAGGAGGGGTAAAAATGGTGAAGAAGTTCACCAAGCCCCATGATGTTAGCTTCCATGAGTTATCTGAACCTCAGAATCTTAACTCTGAAGCACTGGTTGATGAGGTTGTGGATTTCGCAGCGTCTGTTAAACAAGTTCTATATTGGATGACCAATGAGTATTGTGTTTCACAGGCAATGGCAGAGTACCCTCAAGCACCATGTTCAGATTTG GTATTCTTTCCATTGGCAGTGTATTTAAAAGTGTGCAGGATTTTTGAGTGTTCAAGAGAGCGCTCACAGAAAGCATTTATGCCAAAGCAAGGTAGAAAGATTAATTATGAGATGTTGGCTTTGGGAAGCCTGCAAGAAGTTCGGCATACTTTTGCGAGGGTTGTCTTTGATACTGTGTTCCCGCTCAATTTAACCTAA
- the LOC133676010 gene encoding fasciclin-like arabinogalactan protein 17: MAIALSSFNIFFTFLLVSTFHLGFSFSALQENHSNGTYSGQINSNSVLVALLDSHYTELAELVEKALLLQTLEDAVGKHNITIFAPKNEALERDLDPEFKRFLLEPGNLKSLQTLLLYHIVPNRINPSHNSSLQHHSTLCRDRVKLSSQESGEKLIDSAKIIQVNAVERPDGVIHGIERLLIPRSVQQDFNNRRSLQSISAVKPEGAPEVDPRTHRLKKPAPPAKPGSAPVLPIYDAMVPGPSLAPALAPGPGGPHHHFNGEKQVKDFIETLLLYGGYNEMADILVNLTSLATEMGRLVSEGYVLTVLAPNDEAMAKLTTDQLSEPGAPEQIIYGLNIEASKKPKKN; this comes from the coding sequence ATGGCCATCGCACTATCTTCTTTCAACATTTTCTTCACATTTCTTCTTGTCTCTACTTTCCATCTggggttttctttttctgcatTGCAAGAAAACCATAGTAATGGCACTTATTCTGGCCAAATCAACTCAAACTCCGTTCTTGTAGCCCTTCTCGACTCTCATTATACAGAACTAGCTGAACTCGTTGAAAAAGCACTTCTTTTACAAACCCTTGAAGATGCTGTTGGTAAACACAATATCACCATCTTTGCTCCTAAGAACGAAGCTCTTGAACGCGATCTTGATCCTGAATTCAAGAGGTTCTTGCTTGAACCTGGCAATCTCAAGTCTCTCCAGACTCTTTTACTTTACCACATTGTACCCAACAGAATCAATCCTAGCCATAACTCTTCTCTTCAACATCACAGCACTTTGTGCCGCGATAGAGTCAAACTCAGCAGTCAGGAATCCGGCGAGAAGTTAATAGATTCGGCGAAAATCATTCAGGTGAATGCAGTGGAGAGGCCAGATGGAGTGATTCATGGGATAGAAAGGTTGCTAATCCCACGATCTGTTCAGCAGGATTTCAACAATCGCAGGAGTTTGCAATCAATCTCAGCTGTGAAACCAGAAGGAGCACCAGAGGTTGATCCAAGAACACACAGGTTGAAGAAACCAGCACCACCAGCAAAACCCGGTTCAGCCCCGGTGCTACCAATCTATGATGCAATGGTGCCCGGCCCATCTCTTGCCCCAGCTCTAGCTCCTGGTCCAGGTGGACCTCATCACCATTTCAATGGAGAAAAACAAGTTAAAGATTTCATTGAAACCCTTCTTTTATATGGAGGATACAATGAAATGGCTGATATTCTTGTGAATCTAACATCATTAGCAACTGAAATGGGAAGATTGGTCTCTGAAGGGTATGTGCTAACAGTTTTAGCCCCAAATGATGAAGCAATGGCTAAGCTTACAACGGACCAGTTGAGTGAACCGGGAGCACCAGAGCAGATAATCTACGGGCTGAACATTGAGGCatcaaaaaaacccaaaaaaaattaa